The Psychrobacillus sp. FSL K6-4046 DNA window GCGGAATCATTGGAGCGTTTATTGCATTACCTACTGCAGTTTTACTTGGACAGTTTTTAGGGCAATTCGCAGATTTTTTCAAATCATCTTCAGGTCTTATTTTTACATTAGCTGCATTTTTAATTGCTTACTTCTCAAAAGGAAGATGGGCCAGTGTTCTATTAATTATTCCGTTTGCATTTTTTATAAAAAGTCTAGATACATTAAGCTTTTCAATTTTAGACAAACATTTATCAATCACTTTCTTTCTTGGAATTGCAATAGGTCCCATGTTATCTGATATATTAATCGCTGCTTCTTCTAGTGCAAGGAAAAGTGTTTTAAGAAACAAAGCGAACGAATATCATTTAGCTCCAGAAACAAAATCTTGGAAAGGGTATTTTCCTAATCCATTTAAAATTCTAACTGGAAGACAGACAATCTTTACTTCGATAACTACATTTATATCATCTCTTACGTTTGTATTTAGTCCAGTTGGGATGACTTCTCTCATGGGAGAAATCGTAGGGTCTAGAACAAAGGGGGCTTATAAAAAATCTACTACTAGCTTAACGGTTATGAATGGGGTAACAGAATCTACTTATATTGCAGAAGCAATTATTCCACTTATAGCCTTTGGAATTCCGTTAAGCCCAGTTGCTCTGGGACCAGCTTCTCCTTTGTTTAATGCTCCACCCGTTTTTACAGTAGAACCAATAAATAATCTACACACCTATTTAACGTCGTGGGATTTCTTTATTTTTGGTTTAATTGGAATTACAGTTGCTTCTTTAATTGCATATCCATTTTCGATGAACTATGCTCGTAAAGCATCAGTCCTAGTCTTAAAATACGTTAGTCAAGAAGCAATTATTGCAATGTTTATAGGGCTAGCATGTTTATTAGCTTATCATGAAGCTCAGCTTGTTGGGATAGTGTTGACACTTACAGTTGCTACAGTAGGCGGCCTTTTAAATCGCATTTTAGGTATCGGAGCTGGTGTTCAGTTTATGGTATTTTACGCATCAAGCTGGATTATTCTGCAACTATTTGGTTTTTAAGATTCTAAAAGGATAGACAATACTAGTAAATAAATTAAATCAACGTGAAATCAGAAAAAATTGATTTCACGTTGTTTCTGCTTTATACGCCAGCTGTTTTCTTGTAAGACTCTCTACGTTCCTATTGTTTCGACTCCAGGTCGAACAAGCTAGCGCAAAAGCCTACGCAGGAGCAAAGTGACGAGGAGATTGAAGTCCATGCCTTGCAGAAAGCGTCCGTCGTAACGGAAAACAACTATTTTTTATTTTGAGGAGAGTTATGTCCCGTCCTCCTTTATAATTCATTCAGTAACCCTTAGCTTTTCCTCTATTCTCTCTAGAACTTTTTCAAAATAATCTAATGGATGAGGCACAAAGTTGCCCTTACCTACATTTTTTTCTATACTACACCTTACTCCTTGCTCGTTGATCAATATTCCTTCTATCTTAATAGATTCTACGTTACCTTTCCATAACCCCATAAAAGAAGAAAACTCAGTTCTAACAATTCCAGCTACCTCTTCTGTTTGTAATGTAAATGCATCCCATGTGGGAGTAGCTTTATAAACAAAGTTATGAGCAAACTCCTTATCGATTAACTCCTCTGAGATAATCGTGTAGCCTATTACCCCTAAGGACTCCAGCTCCCTAAAAGCCACTTCGATCCCTAGTTCCTCTTCTACCTCTCTTACCCCGTCTTCTACTGATTCTATTGATAACAGATGACCAGCTGCCGTAATATCCAATAAGCTTGGGTAATCTTTTTTCTTATCACTCCTTAGCTGGAGATAGATGTAATCCACTCCTTCTTCTCTACAGACAATCCAGCAATGAAAGGTTTCATGCCAAAGTCCTAACCTATGTATTTCCTCACGAGTAGCCACTCCCGTAACATTTCCTCTATGGTCGAACGTTTTCAGCATTTCCATGTGAAGACCCCTTTTAAAATAATCATTTTTTATTCTATATGGTGTTTGAGTTGAATATATTTAAATATTGCAGTCATATAAAACTCGTAGAAAGAAAATAGGTGATTCCAATATGATAAAGCTTCTATTATCCTTCAGTCTGACATTACTAGTTTTTATTCTACCATTTCCATCGGTTAGTCTCGCCACTGAAAGCAATTCATCTGTGGATCATACAGTTGTAGAAAAACATATTAACAGATTATTAAATATGAAAATAGAAGATAGCCGTCCTCCCGTCCCACCCTCACCAAAGAAAGCTAACGTTTACTTAACCTTTGATGATGGGCCAAATAAGTTTACAACTATTAACCTTCAAACCCTTAAGCAATACGAGGTTAGTGGCACATTCTTTTTTTTAGGAAAGCATATGAAGGAACATGAATCCATTGTGAAAGCTGTAGCAAAAAATGGGCATTATATTGGGACTCATAGCATGACGCATGACAAGACTAAGGTTTACAAAAACGCAGAAGCCTTTATACAAGAAATTAATAGCGGGGTTAGCCTGATTGAGCAGATGACGGGGCACAATCCAAGGCTGATTCGTGTACCTTACGGAAGCAAGCCACATGTAACAACAGCCATGCAGGATAAACTTATAAAACAAAACTATAAGCTTTGGGATTGGGATGTGGACTCTAACGACTGGAGATACACTGATAAGCAGTATAAAGAAATTGTTAAAAACGTTCAGTTGGAAACAGAGAAAGCGTACAAATCGGGTGACAAAGACATTATTATACTCCTTCATGATAGAAGCCAAACTACTAAGGCACTCCCTCTTATTATTGAATGGCTACAAGAGGAAGGCTACACACTTAAAACATATGAAGAAGAAAAGCATATAGTTCAAAATTTCCTTCGTGACAAATCATTATAAAAGACAACTTAAACCATGAGTGGTCCCAGCCTATTCCTGGTTTTTTTTATTTCCCATGCTAATCTTTAAATTACCTTTATGTTGGAACTTCTTGACATCCTACCTCTATTAGCCTATTATTATGGATTGTTCGATAAATTAACGTGGTTCGAGAACCTCCCACGGTAAAAAACTAAGGAGAAATGAATATGAACATAAAAACGATGGCTACGAGCGGGATTATTGCAGCTTTATATGTGGCTGTATCTATGCTAGTGGCACCCTTTGCATTCGGTGCTTTTCAGTTTCGGATATCCGAGATGTTTAATCACCTAATAGTATTTAACAAAAAGTATTTCTTTGGTATTGTGATTGGAGTATTTATTACCAACCTGTTTTCCACTTTGGGGCTTTACGATTTAACCTTTGGTGTAGGTCATTCCATCATCACTTTATCTATTAGTATACTCATAGGGAAATTTGTAAAAAATAAGCTATGGCATATGATTTTAAACACCATTTTATTTACATTTACTATGTTTATCATCGCAATCGAGCTGCATCTTGCATTCAATATTGAACTATATTTTGATTTCGATATTGCTAATCCTTTTTATTACACTTGGTATACAGTCGCTTTAGGTGAATTTGTAGTTATGGCAGTAGGTATTCCATTAATGCTTGCCTTAAATAAACGCTTAAAATTTAAGGAACTCATATAAAAAGTAGAGCCCTCCATTATGGAGGGCTCTTACTTTATTCCTTTACAAACTCAATCGTGCTTCTTACTGTATCTATAGGTCTCACTAAGCCTTCGATTTGAGCACGTTTCGACTCTAAAAATGGTGGCAAGGAAAGCTTTTCTCCTAAAGTTTCATAGGGCTCGTCACCCATGAATCCAGGACCGTCAGTCGCAAACTCAAATAATATTCCATTTGCCACTCTCGCATATAGGGATTGGAAGAAAAAGCGATCTACGAATCCCGATGTATTGAATCCAAAGCTTTCCATTCGCTCTGTCCACTCATCTAAAACCGCTCTGTCTTCTACGCGGAATGCCGCATGATGCACTGTTCCGAAGCCTTGACGACCAGGTGGAAGAACAACATTCTTTTCTACAATCACCTGTGCTCCGTTTCCACCTTCTCCAACCTCAAACAAGTGAAAATCTCCATCCTGGGCAATCTCTTTAAACAGTAATACCTTTTCTAAAACTTCTTTCATATAGTCAAACTGTGCAATTCGAATGTGGATCGGTCCTAGTCCAGTAATGGCATGCTCTAAAGGGATAGGCCCTTTTTGCCAAGGTGTTCCTGATTCCACTCCTGTATTATACTCATCAGAAATTAATTGATATTGCTGGTCGTCAAAGTCAACAAAAGAGAGAACCTTCACTCCGAACTGCTCCTGTATACCACTGTGTTTAACGTTCAAGCGATCAAATCGTTTAACCCAGTAATGGAGGGAATCATCCGTCGGAACGCGAAATGACGTTTTGAATATTTCATCCGTTCCATGTGTACCTTTTGGAATTCCCGGAAAATCAAAAAATGTCATGTCTGTCCCTGCTCCACCAACATCATCTGCAAAAAACAAATGATACGTTTGAATATCGTCTTGATTCACCGTCTTCTTTACTAATCGCATTCCTAATACGTATGTGAAAAATCGATAGTTTTCTTCTGCACTGCTCGTAATTGCCGTTACATGGTGTAATCCCTTTAAATGATTCATATATGGTAAACCTCCTGTTTTATCTCTAATTTAAATATCTTTAATTCGAGATAATTTTATCATGTAAAAAAATAGAAGTCAATCAGAAAAGCATAGGCGCCTATCCCTGCCCCGACAGGCTAATGGGGAAAAGCGAGGAGGCAGGTCCTCAGCCACCGCAGCTTTTTTCCATTTGACCCCGAGGGGCAAGGCGCCGGAGCTAGACAATCAGAAAAGCGTAGGCGCCTATCCCTGCCCCGACAGGCTAATGGGGAAAAGCGAGGAGGCAGGTCCTCAGCCACCGCAGCTTTTTTCCATTTGACCCCGAGGGGCAAGGCGCCGGAGCTAGACAATCAGAAAAGCGTAGGCGCCTATCCCTGCCCCGACAGGCAAATGGGAAAAAGCGAGGAGGCAGGTCCTCAGCCACCGCAGCTTTTTTCCATTTGACCCCGAGGGGCAAGGCGCCGGAGCTAGACAATCAGAAAAGCGCAGGCGCCTATCCCTGCCCCGACAGGCTAATGGGGAAAAGCGCAAGGACATATGTCTACCAAGTTTCAGAATTTTTATAGTTTCCTACACAATTAAAAAAGGCCGAACA harbors:
- a CDS encoding tripartite tricarboxylate transporter permease; translation: MSIYLVALLFALLGAIVFSLIGLISGTDETAIMVPLTLLVILLGAPPEGVFAFFMAAVLAKHLTHAVPTALMGIPGDTTAVPLIDHANTLRRMGMPHIALRKMISGGIIGAFIALPTAVLLGQFLGQFADFFKSSSGLIFTLAAFLIAYFSKGRWASVLLIIPFAFFIKSLDTLSFSILDKHLSITFFLGIAIGPMLSDILIAASSSARKSVLRNKANEYHLAPETKSWKGYFPNPFKILTGRQTIFTSITTFISSLTFVFSPVGMTSLMGEIVGSRTKGAYKKSTTSLTVMNGVTESTYIAEAIIPLIAFGIPLSPVALGPASPLFNAPPVFTVEPINNLHTYLTSWDFFIFGLIGITVASLIAYPFSMNYARKASVLVLKYVSQEAIIAMFIGLACLLAYHEAQLVGIVLTLTVATVGGLLNRILGIGAGVQFMVFYASSWIILQLFGF
- a CDS encoding NUDIX domain-containing protein; amino-acid sequence: MEMLKTFDHRGNVTGVATREEIHRLGLWHETFHCWIVCREEGVDYIYLQLRSDKKKDYPSLLDITAAGHLLSIESVEDGVREVEEELGIEVAFRELESLGVIGYTIISEELIDKEFAHNFVYKATPTWDAFTLQTEEVAGIVRTEFSSFMGLWKGNVESIKIEGILINEQGVRCSIEKNVGKGNFVPHPLDYFEKVLERIEEKLRVTE
- a CDS encoding polysaccharide deacetylase family protein — encoded protein: MIKLLLSFSLTLLVFILPFPSVSLATESNSSVDHTVVEKHINRLLNMKIEDSRPPVPPSPKKANVYLTFDDGPNKFTTINLQTLKQYEVSGTFFFLGKHMKEHESIVKAVAKNGHYIGTHSMTHDKTKVYKNAEAFIQEINSGVSLIEQMTGHNPRLIRVPYGSKPHVTTAMQDKLIKQNYKLWDWDVDSNDWRYTDKQYKEIVKNVQLETEKAYKSGDKDIIILLHDRSQTTKALPLIIEWLQEEGYTLKTYEEEKHIVQNFLRDKSL
- a CDS encoding QueT transporter family protein, which codes for MNIKTMATSGIIAALYVAVSMLVAPFAFGAFQFRISEMFNHLIVFNKKYFFGIVIGVFITNLFSTLGLYDLTFGVGHSIITLSISILIGKFVKNKLWHMILNTILFTFTMFIIAIELHLAFNIELYFDFDIANPFYYTWYTVALGEFVVMAVGIPLMLALNKRLKFKELI
- a CDS encoding ring-cleaving dioxygenase, which produces MNHLKGLHHVTAITSSAEENYRFFTYVLGMRLVKKTVNQDDIQTYHLFFADDVGGAGTDMTFFDFPGIPKGTHGTDEIFKTSFRVPTDDSLHYWVKRFDRLNVKHSGIQEQFGVKVLSFVDFDDQQYQLISDEYNTGVESGTPWQKGPIPLEHAITGLGPIHIRIAQFDYMKEVLEKVLLFKEIAQDGDFHLFEVGEGGNGAQVIVEKNVVLPPGRQGFGTVHHAAFRVEDRAVLDEWTERMESFGFNTSGFVDRFFFQSLYARVANGILFEFATDGPGFMGDEPYETLGEKLSLPPFLESKRAQIEGLVRPIDTVRSTIEFVKE